The genomic segment ATTGTATCCGGGTATGGCGGGGACAGTAGCAGTAAGCCGGAGCCGAACAGGTTTCAGGAAGAAAATACGACCATCAATACAGAAGAAATCCAGGCTGATCTGACCAATAATTATAAGAAAATACCTGCTCAGGTACGTCAGCTGACATTTAAGAAAACACAGCGCGATGAACAACTGCTGAATAAACTCTTTCTGGAACCGGGAGAGCGGGAAAAGATCAACGTCGAACGCGAAACAGCCAAATTAGGCCTGTTCGAATGAGCTGAAGAATAACGGGAATAAAGAAAAAAAGGATGTTCCAAAAGCTGACTTTTGGAACACCCTTTTTTTCAATATTAGAATGGAACAGAACATAAGATCAGCCGACGCCCGGATCTGACTGAAGGTTTCGCCTGTTACGGCTGATCACTTTTGCTGTAGTGGCAGGCGACCCAGTGCCCCGGTCTGATTTCACGCCATTCCGGCACTTCCCGGCATCTGTCTGTCGCGAGCGGGCACCGGGTCCGGAATTTGCAGCCAGTCGGCGGATTGACCGGACTTGGCAGTTCACCTTCGAGTACCACGCGTTTTTTTCGGCGCTCTTCTGCCGGATTGGGAACAGGAATGGCTGACAGGAGCGCCTGTGTATAAGGATGCATCGGTTCCCTGTAAAGTTCATCCGAAGGGGCCAGCTCGACCAGGTGACCCAGGTACATGACGCCGATCCGGTCACTGATATATTTCACCATGGACAGATCGTGAGCGATGAACAGATAGGTCAGGCCTCTGTCTTTCTGAAGTTTTTTCATGAGATTAACCACCTGCGCCTGAATGGAAACATCGAGGGCGGAAATCGGCTCATCAGCGATGATAAATTCAGGTTCAACCGCAAGCGCCCGGGCAATACCGATTCTCTGCCGTTGTCCTCCTGAGAACTCATGGGGATACCGGCTGGCGTGGTCTTTATGTAGTCCGACGAGTTCCAGGAGATGAATGACTTTCTCACGACGCTCTTTAGCGGAGTGATAGAGATGATGGATGTCCATACCTTCGGCGATGGTATCCTCAATCGTTTTTCTTGGGTCGAGCGAGGCATAGGGGTCCTGAAAGATCATCTGCATCCGCCGGTGAAGACCGGCCTTCTGATCGGAGGTCAGTTTGCCGTGAATGGGCTCACCCTGAAAGCGTATCTCGCCTTCTGTTGAT from the Sporolactobacillus sp. Y61 genome contains:
- a CDS encoding type VII secretion EssA family protein; its protein translation is MKVKHCKRWLLAGALPLAFIIVSGYGGDSSSKPEPNRFQEENTTINTEEIQADLTNNYKKIPAQVRQLTFKKTQRDEQLLNKLFLEPGEREKINVERETAKLGLFE
- a CDS encoding ABC transporter ATP-binding protein produces the protein MFKISETHYAATWLLHPKAPEIKPPVKVTKKGILRVSDRESPSILPEAKNSDEAVLDVSHLKKYFHLDNKRFLKAVDDISFSIRHGETFGLVGESGCGKSTTGRSIMRLYESTEGEIRFQGEPIHGKLTSDQKAGLHRRMQMIFQDPYASLDPRKTIEDTIAEGMDIHHLYHSAKERREKVIHLLELVGLHKDHASRYPHEFSGGQRQRIGIARALAVEPEFIIADEPISALDVSIQAQVVNLMKKLQKDRGLTYLFIAHDLSMVKYISDRIGVMYLGHLVELAPSDELYREPMHPYTQALLSAIPVPNPAEERRKKRVVLEGELPSPVNPPTGCKFRTRCPLATDRCREVPEWREIRPGHWVACHYSKSDQP